One genomic window of Gallaecimonas sp. GXIMD4217 includes the following:
- a CDS encoding S-(hydroxymethyl)glutathione dehydrogenase/class III alcohol dehydrogenase, whose amino-acid sequence MTEMIKSRAAIAWGPNQPLSIEEVDVMPPKAGEVLVRVVASGVCHTDAFTLSGEDPEGIFPVILGHEGGGIVEAVGEGVTSVQVGDHVIPLYTPECGECKFCLSGKTNLCQKIRETQGKGLMPDGTTRFYKDGQPIYHYMGCSTFSEYTVLPEISLAKVNKDAPLEEICLLGCGVTTGMGAVMNTAKVEEGATVAIFGLGGIGLSAVIGATMAKAGRIIAIDINESKFELARKLGATDCVNPTQYDKPIQEVIIEMTDGGVDYSFECIGNVNVMRSALECCHKGWGESVIIGVAGAGQEISTRPFQLVTGRVWKGSAFGGVKGRSELPGIVERYMKGEFRLDDFITHTMGLEQINDAFELMHEGKSIRSVIHFDK is encoded by the coding sequence ATGACCGAGATGATCAAATCCAGAGCCGCCATTGCCTGGGGCCCCAACCAGCCGCTGTCCATCGAAGAAGTGGACGTCATGCCCCCCAAGGCCGGCGAAGTGCTGGTGCGGGTCGTCGCCTCCGGCGTCTGCCACACCGACGCCTTCACCCTGTCCGGCGAGGATCCGGAAGGCATCTTCCCGGTGATCCTGGGCCACGAGGGGGGCGGCATAGTGGAGGCCGTGGGCGAGGGCGTGACCAGCGTCCAGGTGGGCGACCATGTGATCCCCCTCTACACCCCGGAATGCGGCGAGTGCAAGTTCTGCCTGTCCGGCAAGACCAACCTCTGCCAGAAGATCCGCGAAACCCAGGGCAAGGGCCTGATGCCGGACGGCACCACCCGCTTCTACAAGGACGGCCAGCCCATCTACCACTACATGGGCTGCTCCACCTTCTCCGAATACACGGTGCTGCCGGAGATCTCCCTGGCCAAGGTCAACAAGGACGCGCCCCTGGAAGAGATCTGCCTGCTCGGCTGCGGCGTCACCACCGGCATGGGCGCGGTCATGAACACCGCCAAGGTGGAAGAAGGGGCCACAGTGGCCATCTTCGGCCTGGGCGGCATCGGCCTGTCGGCGGTGATCGGCGCCACCATGGCCAAGGCCGGGCGCATCATCGCCATCGATATCAACGAGAGCAAGTTCGAGCTGGCCCGCAAGCTGGGCGCCACCGACTGTGTCAACCCGACCCAGTACGACAAACCCATCCAGGAGGTCATCATAGAGATGACCGACGGCGGCGTGGACTACTCCTTCGAGTGCATCGGCAACGTCAACGTGATGCGCAGCGCCCTGGAGTGCTGCCACAAGGGCTGGGGCGAGTCGGTGATCATCGGCGTGGCCGGCGCCGGCCAGGAGATCTCCACCCGTCCCTTCCAGCTGGTCACGGGCCGGGTCTGGAAAGGCTCCGCCTTTGGCGGCGTCAAGGGCCGCTCCGAGCTGCCGGGCATCGTCGAGCGCTACATGAAGGGCGAGTTCAGGCTGGACGACTTCATCACCCACACCATGGGCCTGGAGCAGATCAACGACGCCTTCGAGCTGATGCACGAAGGCAAGAGCATCCGCTCGGTTATCCACTTCGACAAATAA